TGTCTTCCGCGTGGTTTTCAATTCGGGAAATAGCCGACTTTTTTGTGCGGAGTTTATCCGCCATTTCCTCCTGGGTTAATCCGGCTTTCTCCCTTGCCATACGCAGAACAACACCAATTTTGAATTGTTCATAGCCGGATTCAAAACTCTCGGCAAATGCCGGAGAGCGTCTTTTTCTTTTCTCTATATATTTATCCAGATCATCCATGGTTTCACCTTCTTGTTTGATGCTCCGATCTTCGTTGCTTTGCGAGTTCAATTTCGCGTTGCGGGGTTTGCTGGCTTTTCTTTTGAAATGAATTGGTCAATACAATCATGTTTTGACCGTGACAAAATCCCAAGAGCCGATATGCATCGTGCCCCACCTCAGCCCTGATTTCCCAAATATCTTCAGTTCCTGTCAGTTTCTTGAAATATTGGGCAGGAACGATATCCATTTCGCGAACCAGCCTCAAAACCCACGTAATCTTTTGTACGGTTTTATCGGGTAATTCATCCAAGTGGTCTCGCACGGGACATCTACCCGATGCCGTCGTATAGAAGATAATTCTCTTCATAAAATAAAGTTAACATATTCGTGAACAATGTCAATGTTTTTTTTAAGCTGAATATGTCTTTCAAGAAAGAATTTATTCGCCGCTGTGCTTTTTGTTTTTTGCCCGGGATGCGATCACAATTTCGGGTGACGCCGCCTCCATAGCGCCCAGCGTAACGGACCATAGCGTCCGTCAGCCGAAAACGGGTTTGGATTCGCCGGTGTCCAGTCCGCTGGTGACTTATAGTATTTTATTTGAGTATAACGGGGCGTCTAATTATTGGGCTTGGCGTCTAAAAATGACGCCGAAACTATTTCAACGTTGCACATTCATTCCGTTTTTTACCTGAATGCAACGCCGTTTTCCATGGCGGCCAGGACGATCCGGGCGCAGGCCTCGGCGTCCGAATCGGCCCGGTGGTGGCACAGCGGTATTTCCAGGCGGCGGCAGACGTCGGAGAGTTTGGTCGGGTAAATGCGCCAGACCCGCCGGGCAAGCGTCATCGTGCATTCATAGCGAATGCGCGGCGGAGTTACGCCCGCCTGCGCGCAACACGCGTTAAGGACGCTGCGGTCAAAGCCGGCGTTGTGCGCGGCGACGAATTTTGCGTCCTTGAGATGTTCTTCAAGCAGTGGCCATATTTCCCGGAAAGTCGGCTGATTCCTGACGTCTTCCCATTCAAGTCCGTGTATATACGTAAATTCAAATTCCTGCCGGGGCGGCCGGATAAGCTGGTAAAAGCGATTGACAATTTCGCCGTTTTCAATGGTAACGACGGCCACGGCGCAGGCACTGTCGGCGCCGCGGTCGGCGGTTTCAAAGTCAATGCTTGCAAAACGCGCTGAAGTTTTGTTTTTCATGCATCCATGATCAGCGTTTTTTTATGATGTTGCCGGGAAGAATATTTTCACTGTGGCTGGCAAACCAGGAAGATGGTTTTGTCGCTGGATGATCGTTATTCTACTTTCTTGCCCGAGTTAAACCGGACAAGTTTTTCCCATAGAATTGATCCGCCGGAGGAGCAGTATTCTTTGGAAAATTCAAGGGTGAATTTATTGATGACTTTGGAATATTCTACTTGAAACTTTTCATTCTTATCTTTTGCCTTATGACCGAGCGGTTCGATAATGTCGGTATTTCAGTTGAAGCGCCAAAAGATTCTCAAGCCTTCGCTTGTGAAACTTGTGTATATTTGGTTCGATGAAGTTTATGATCTCTTTTTTTGTTACTTTTCCCATAATTTGCCCTCTTTTCGCATAGCATCATTTCAATCGGGTTAATTTTTTCTTTGGTAAGTTTAACATAATCATGCAAAATATCTATTCCGACTGAGTTTCTCCCAAGTTTCTGTGCCGCAACGCATGTTGTTCCACTTCCAACAAATGGATCAAGAACCCAATCGCCCTCTTTTGTAAAGAGTTTAATGAACCATTCCGGGATAGCGCGCGGAAAAGTTGCGCTATGGTTTCGGTTGTCCGTCTCAGTGGCGAGGTGCAGAACGTTTGAGGGGTAGGCCTTATCTCTTCCGATCCAGTTCGCGATATTCTTCCCGAATCCACTGCCAACCTGAGAATCGAACCGAATCACATCGTTCTTTCCGAGATGTTTTAATCGTGTCTCGGCCCATTTTCCCATTGGTACCATAACGTTTTCTTGAAACATCTGAAAGTTCTTTGATTTGTTGAACTGCAAACAACGTTCCCATGCATCTCTGAATCTGTTTGGCCGCTTTCCAGGATGACAATTTCGTTTGTGCCAAATAAATTCCTCTGTCCATAACCATCCTTGCTTGCGCAGCTCCAAAATGAGTTCGATGACATAAGTGTGTCGCTCACCGTCAACCACTTTTTCCTTTATATTGAGTATAAATGTGCCGGTGGGTTTTAATACCCGGAGAAATTGTTCGCTCTTTACGAGAAACCATTCTACATATTTGTCTGGTTTAATCCCTCCGTAGGTTTTTTCCCGACAGTCCGCATACGGCGGGGAAGTGACTATCAGATCAAAGAAATTATCAGGATAGTCCAGAAGAATATTGGCGCAATCGCCGGTTTTAATTATGCTTTTGACTGTTCGCATGTTTGTTCTTATGCCGTGAGTTAGCTGACGTACAAATTATTTTTTTTTATCCCTGAGATTCAAAGGTTATCTCAATAAAACGCATTGTCAAATTTCTTTATTTTATTGTTAACCGCTCGCGCATTCTGTTCAGGGGATGACAATCCATCCTCCCCCGAGGACTTCGTCGCCGCGGTAAAAAACCGCGGCCTGGCCGGGCGTTACGGCAAACTGCGGTTCGTCAAAAACAACGCGGGCCCCGCTGTTTTCCGTCGTCACCTGGCAATGGACTCCGGCCTGACGATAGCGCAAACGGGCCAGGCCGGCAAACTCTTTTGCCGGCGGTTTTTTTGCGATCCAGTTGATATCCCGCACGGATGTTTGCAATGCCAGGATTTCATTCCGCTCGCCTATGACAATCGTGTTGTTTTTGGCGCGGATTTCCTTCACATACCGCCGGCCGGCGCCGCCGCCCAGTCCACTGCGCTGGCCGATGGTATAATGGATAATTCCGCGATGCGTTCCGATGCGTTTCCCTTTTGTGTCAAGAATCGGGCCGGGGCGCCCGGGATGACCCGCAAACAGAAAGGAATGGTCGTCCTTTTGCAGAAAATCGCGGCTTTCTTTTTTTTCCGTCACGCGCGGGAGGCCGATTCTTTTCGCTTCCGCAATGACATCGCGCTTGAGCCGGTCGCCGAGCGGGAAAACTATTGCGGCCAGCTGGGCCTGATTCAGCCGGTGGAGAAAATAGGACTGGTCCTTGGCGGGGTCAATGCCCTGCCGGAGAAGGAAGAGTCTTTGCCGGGCATCGTAATCTACCCGCGCGTAATGGCCCGTGGCAAGCAGACCGCAGTTGAAGCCGGTTTTCGCGGCCGCTTCCCGGAGAGCGCCGAATTTAATCAGCGCATTGCAGACGACGCACGGGTTGGGCGTGCGGCCGGCCAGATATTCCCGCCGGTAATAACCGAGCACTTTATCCTCAAATTCATCGGCCAGCGGGATCACTGCATGCGGAATTTCCAGATAAGCGGCGGCCGCGCGCGCCGCGTCAATCTCCTGCGCCTGCCCCGGACCGAAGCAGGCGGAACATTTTTTGTCATCAAAGCTGATCCGGCCGCTTCCTAGTTGCATGGTAACGGCCAGGACTTCATACCCCGCGCGTTTAAGCAGGGCGGCCGCCACAGCGGAATCCACGCCGCCGCTCAACCCCACTGCGATTCTTCTTTTGTCATTCTGCATTCTAACTTCTGCATTTCTTCAAGGCCTGGTCTATGTCCGCCTTGATATCTTCAACGTCCTCAAGTCCGATGGAGAGCCGGATATAATCCGGTGTAACGCCGGCCGCCAGCTGTTCGGCCGCGCTTAATTGCTGGTGCGTGGTGGAGGCCGGATGAATGACGAGGCTTTTGGCATCGCCGATGTTCGCCAGGTGCGAGAGGAGTTTTACCGAATTGATGAATTTTTTTCCGGCCTTCAGCCCGCCCTTGACACCGAATCCGACCAGCCCGCCAAACCCGTTTTTCAGATATTTGGAGGCCAGCTTGTGGTTGGGATTGTCCTTCAGTCCCGGATAAACGACCCAGCTTACTTGGGCGTGTTTTTTCAACCAGCGGGCGATGGCGAGCGCGTTTTCTGAATGTTTTTGCTGGCGCAAGCCCAGGGTTTCCAAGCCCAGCAGGAACTGATGGGCATTGAAGGGGCTCAAGGCCGCGCCCAAGTCGCGCAGGAGTGTAACCCGCACTTTGAGAATAAAGGCTGCGTTGCCCATGCCGGGCACATTCTTGAACGCATCCCAATACACTAATCCGTGGTAACCGGGGTCCGGCTCGGTGAATTCCGGGAATTTGCCGTTGTTCCATTTAAATCTGCCTGAATCCACAATCACGCCGCCGATGGAAGTGCCGTGGCCGCCGATGTATTTTGTGGCGGAAGACGCGATGATGTCTGCGCCGTAATCAAAAGGCCTCGCCAGGCCGATGCCGACCGTGTTGTCCACCACCAGCGGAATGCCGTTTGCATGCGCGATTTTTGCCAATGCCCCAAAATCGGGCACATCCAGTCCGGGGTTGCCGATGGTCTCAATATAAATTGCCCGCGTTTTTGAAGTGACCGCCCGGCGAAACGATTCCGGCTTCTGCGCGTCCGCAAATTTAACAAAACGCCCCAGCTTGGGGAACATGTAATGGAAGAGCTGATAAGTGCCTCCATAAAGATTGCTGGCGGCTACAATTTCGTCCCCGAGGCGGGTGATGGCCAGCAGGGCGCAGGAAATGGCGGCCATGCCCGAGGCCACGGCCAGCGCGCCGGAGCCGTTTTCCAGGGCGGCCACGCGTTTTTCAAAAACATCAGTAGTCGGGTTCATCATCCGCGTGTAAATATTGCCGGATTCTTTCAGGGAAAACAAATCGGCCGCGTGTTTTACGCTTTTGAACACAAAGGACGTGGTCTGATAGATGGGGACGGCCCGCGCCCCGGTGGTTGGATCGGGCTGTTGCCCAGCGTGCAGTCCCAACGTGTTAAGTCCTTGTTTTTTCATGTTTTCTCCGTGGTTTTGTTTGTATTTTGCGCGAATATTCAAACGGCGAGAATTCTGCATTGGCGGTTGAAAGATTCCGTTCGGCCTTTTACGCTTCGTCCTTGTAAAGCGGCGTGGAAAGATAGCGTTCGCCGAAACTTGCCGCAATGGTAACGATCCTTTTCCCTTTCAGGTTGAATTTCCGGATCGCCTTTGCCACGGCGCAGATGTTGGCGCCGGTGCTGATGCCGGCGAATACGCCCTCTTCCCGCGCCAGGCGGCGCGCCCATTGAAAGGCCTCGTCATTGCTGACCGCGACTGTTCCGGCCAGCAGCGAAAGATCCAGGTTTTTGGGGATGAATCCGGCGCCGATGCCCTGGATTTTATGCGGTCCCGGCTTGCCGCCGCCGATGACTGCGGAATCGGCCGGCTCCACCGCAAACGCTTGGAAACTTTTATTGAGCCGCCGCAGATGACGGCTGATGCCGGTGATTGTGCCGCCGGTGCCGACCCCGGTTACAATGGCGTCAATTCTGCCGCCGGCATCCTCCCAGATTTCCGGTCCGGT
The nucleotide sequence above comes from Kiritimatiellia bacterium. Encoded proteins:
- a CDS encoding helix-turn-helix domain-containing protein; amino-acid sequence: MDDLDKYIEKRKRRSPAFAESFESGYEQFKIGVVLRMAREKAGLTQEEMADKLRTKKSAISRIENHAEDIRLSTLERFAQAVGKKLTLKIA
- a CDS encoding type II toxin-antitoxin system RelE/ParE family toxin, yielding MKRIIFYTTASGRCPVRDHLDELPDKTVQKITWVLRLVREMDIVPAQYFKKLTGTEDIWEIRAEVGHDAYRLLGFCHGQNMIVLTNSFQKKSQQTPQREIELAKQRRSEHQTRR
- a CDS encoding 3'-5' exonuclease → MKNKTSARFASIDFETADRGADSACAVAVVTIENGEIVNRFYQLIRPPRQEFEFTYIHGLEWEDVRNQPTFREIWPLLEEHLKDAKFVAAHNAGFDRSVLNACCAQAGVTPPRIRYECTMTLARRVWRIYPTKLSDVCRRLEIPLCHHRADSDAEACARIVLAAMENGVAFR
- a CDS encoding site-specific DNA-methyltransferase, translating into MRTVKSIIKTGDCANILLDYPDNFFDLIVTSPPYADCREKTYGGIKPDKYVEWFLVKSEQFLRVLKPTGTFILNIKEKVVDGERHTYVIELILELRKQGWLWTEEFIWHKRNCHPGKRPNRFRDAWERCLQFNKSKNFQMFQENVMVPMGKWAETRLKHLGKNDVIRFDSQVGSGFGKNIANWIGRDKAYPSNVLHLATETDNRNHSATFPRAIPEWFIKLFTKEGDWVLDPFVGSGTTCVAAQKLGRNSVGIDILHDYVKLTKEKINPIEMMLCEKRANYGKSNKKRDHKLHRTKYTQVSQAKA
- the mnmA gene encoding tRNA 2-thiouridine(34) synthase MnmA, coding for MQNDKRRIAVGLSGGVDSAVAAALLKRAGYEVLAVTMQLGSGRISFDDKKCSACFGPGQAQEIDAARAAAAYLEIPHAVIPLADEFEDKVLGYYRREYLAGRTPNPCVVCNALIKFGALREAAAKTGFNCGLLATGHYARVDYDARQRLFLLRQGIDPAKDQSYFLHRLNQAQLAAIVFPLGDRLKRDVIAEAKRIGLPRVTEKKESRDFLQKDDHSFLFAGHPGRPGPILDTKGKRIGTHRGIIHYTIGQRSGLGGGAGRRYVKEIRAKNNTIVIGERNEILALQTSVRDINWIAKKPPAKEFAGLARLRYRQAGVHCQVTTENSGARVVFDEPQFAVTPGQAAVFYRGDEVLGGGWIVIP
- a CDS encoding O-acetylhomoserine aminocarboxypropyltransferase/cysteine synthase, whose product is MKKQGLNTLGLHAGQQPDPTTGARAVPIYQTTSFVFKSVKHAADLFSLKESGNIYTRMMNPTTDVFEKRVAALENGSGALAVASGMAAISCALLAITRLGDEIVAASNLYGGTYQLFHYMFPKLGRFVKFADAQKPESFRRAVTSKTRAIYIETIGNPGLDVPDFGALAKIAHANGIPLVVDNTVGIGLARPFDYGADIIASSATKYIGGHGTSIGGVIVDSGRFKWNNGKFPEFTEPDPGYHGLVYWDAFKNVPGMGNAAFILKVRVTLLRDLGAALSPFNAHQFLLGLETLGLRQQKHSENALAIARWLKKHAQVSWVVYPGLKDNPNHKLASKYLKNGFGGLVGFGVKGGLKAGKKFINSVKLLSHLANIGDAKSLVIHPASTTHQQLSAAEQLAAGVTPDYIRLSIGLEDVEDIKADIDQALKKCRS